Proteins encoded in a region of the bacterium genome:
- the spoVG gene encoding septation regulator SpoVG, whose amino-acid sequence MEITDVRVHPVDEERLKAFVSVVFDACFVVTDIKVIDGPAGLFVAMPSKRRKDGTFKDVAHPLNSETRRTLEERILAQYEQALGAGEGPAGSDRGTAEAAADEESQRGLGNEGERS is encoded by the coding sequence ATGGAAATCACCGACGTGCGGGTCCACCCGGTGGACGAGGAGCGCCTGAAGGCGTTCGTCTCCGTGGTGTTCGACGCCTGCTTCGTCGTGACGGACATCAAGGTGATCGACGGTCCCGCGGGGCTGTTCGTCGCCATGCCCTCCAAGCGGCGCAAGGACGGGACGTTCAAGGACGTCGCGCACCCGCTGAACAGCGAGACGCGGCGGACGCTCGAGGAGCGGATCCTCGCCCAGTACGAGCAGGCGCTCGGCGCGGGCGAGGGGCCGGCCGGCTCGGATCGCGGGACGGCCGAGGCCGCGGCGGACGAAGAGTCGCAGCGCGGTCTGGGAAACGAGGGAGAGCGGTCATGA